Proteins encoded within one genomic window of Agelaius phoeniceus isolate bAgePho1 chromosome Z, bAgePho1.hap1, whole genome shotgun sequence:
- the NAA35 gene encoding N-alpha-acetyltransferase 35, NatC auxiliary subunit isoform X1 — protein MVMKATLEDDDSGWELGMPDKMEKSNTSWIDITQDFEEACRELKLGELLHDKLFGLFEAMSAIEMMDPKMDAGMIGNQVNRKVLNFEQAIKDGTIKIKDLTSPELIGIMDTCFCCLITWLEGHSLAQTVFTCLYIHNPDFIEDPAMKAFALGILKICDIAREKVNKAAVFEEEDFQSMTYGFKMANSVTDLRVTGMLKDVEDDMQRRVKSTRSRQGEERDPEVELEHQQCLAVFSRVKFTRVLLTVLIAFTKKETSAVAEAQKLMTQAADLLSAIHNSLHHGMQAQNDTTKGDHPIMMGFEPLVNQRLLPPTFPRYAKIIKREEMVNYFSKLIDRIRTVCEVVNLSNLHCILDFFCEFSEQSPCVLSRSLLQTTFLVDNKKVFGTHLMQDMVKDALRSFVSPPVLSPKCCLYNNHQAKDYIDSFVTHCVRPFCSLIQIHGHNRARQRDKLGHILEEFATLQDEAEKVDAALHSMLLKQEPQRQHLACLGTWVLYHNLRIMIQYLLSGFELELYSMHEYYYIYWYLSEFLYAWLMSTLSRADSSQMAEERIMEEQQKGRSSKKTKKKKKVRPLSREITMSQAYQNMCAGMYKTMIAFDMDGKVRKPKFELDSEQVRYEHRFAPFNSVITPPPVHYLQFKEMSDLNKYSPPPQSSDLYMAASKHYQQAKMILENIPNPDNEVNRILKVAKPNIVVMKLLAGGHKKESKVPPEFDFSPHKYFPVVKLV, from the exons ATGGTTATGAAAGCTACGCTAGAAGATGATGATTCTGGATGGGAACTCGGTATGCCTGACAAGATGGAAAAGAGTAATACCAGCTGGATAGATATAACCCAGGATTTTGAAGAAGCTTGTAGAG AACTGAAGTTAGGAGAACTGCTTCATGACAAGCT TTTTGGTCTTTTTGAAGCCATGTCTGCCATTGAAATGATGGATCCCAAGATGGATGCTGGTATGATTGGAAACCAAGTTAACAGAAAGGTTCTTAACTTTGAGCAAGCTATTAAG gaTGGCACCATTAAAATAAAGGATCTCACTTCACCTGAGCTGATAGGAATAATGGACAcgtgtttttgttgtttg ATAACATGGTTAGAAGGACATTCCTTGGCACAGACAGTATTCACTTGCCTTTATATTCATAACCCAGACTTCATTGAAGATCCTGCTATGAAGGCTTTTGCTCTTGGAATCCTAAAAATCTGTGATATTGCCAGAGAAAAGGTTAACAAAGCAGCTGTTTTTGAGGAG GAAGATTTTCAGTCAATGACTTATGGATTTAAAATGGCCAACAGTGTGACAGATCTTAGAGTTACAG gtatGCTGAAAGATGTAGAAGATGACATGCAAAGACGAGTGAAg AGCACCCGAAGTCGACAAGGAGAAGAGAGAGATCCAGAAGTTGAACTTGAA CATCAACAATGTTTAGCTGTCTTCAGCAGAGTCAAGTTTACCCGCGTCTTACTCACTGTCCTGATAGCTTTTACGAAAAAAGAG aCGAGTGCAGTTGCAGAAGCTCAGAAACTAATGACTCAGGCAGCTGACTTGCTCTCTGCCATACACAATTCACTGCATCATGGTATGCAGGCACAGAATGATACCACTAAAGGAG ATCATCCTATCATGATGGGGTTTGAGCCACTTGTTAATCAGAGATTGCTGCCACCAACTTTCCCTCGATATGCAAAAATTATTAAAAGGGAAGAAATGGTCAATTATTTTTCCAAACTCATAGACCGAATAAGAACTGTATGTGAAGTAGTCAACTTAAGTAACTTGCACTGTATACTG GACTTTTTCTGTGAGTTTAGTGAGCAATCACCATGTGTTCTTTCAAGATCCCTGTTACAG ACAACCTTCCTAGTAGATAACAAGAAGGTGTTTGGCACTCATCTCATGCAAGACATGGTAAAAGATGCCTTAAGATCTTTCGTCAGTCCTCCAGTACTTTCTCCAAA GTGTTGTCTTTATAATAACCACCAGGCAAAAGACTATATTGATTCCTTTGTCACACATTGTGTTCGG CCATTCTGTAGTCTGATTCAAATCCATGGACACAACAGAGCTCGTCAGAGAGATAAACTAGGTCACATCCTTGAGGAATTTGCCACACTACAAGATGAG gCAGAGAAAGTAGATGCAGCGCTTCATAGCATGTTACTGAAGCAGGAACCACAAAGGCAACATCTGGCTTGCTTGGGCACCTGGGTCCTATACCACAACCTTCGTATTATGATACAGTATCTTCTCAGTGGCTTTGAGTTAGAACTTTACAGTATGCATGAATATTACTACATCTATTG GTACCTCTCCGAGTTCCTCTATGCCTGGCTGATGTCAACGCTGAGCCGCGCCGACAGCTCTCAGATGGCAGAGGAGAGGATAATGGAGGAACAACAGAAAGGCCGCAGTagtaagaaaacaaagaaaaagaagaaag TTCGCCCTCTCAGCAGAGAGATCACCATGAGTCAAGCATACCAAAATATGTGCGCTGGAATGTACAAG aCAATGATCGCCTTTGACATGGATGGCAAAGTAAGAAAACCTAAGTTTGAACTGGATAGTGAGCAAGTTCGATATGAGCACAGATTTGCTCCATTCAACAGTGTTATAACACCACCTCCAGTGCACTACTTGCAATTTAAA GAGATGTCTGATTTAAATAAGTATAGCCCACCTCCTCAGTCATCAGATCTCTACATGGCAGCTAGCAAGCACTACCAGCAAGCTAAAATGATTCTTGAGAATATTCCGAATCCAGACAATGAG GTCAATCGAATTCTAAAAGTTGCAAAACCCAATATTGTGGTCATgaagctgctggcaggaggcCACAAGAAAGAATCTAAG GTTCCTCCAGAATTTGACTTCTCTCCTCACAAATACTTCCCAGTTGTGAAGCTTGTTTGA
- the NAA35 gene encoding N-alpha-acetyltransferase 35, NatC auxiliary subunit isoform X2, translating to MSAIEMMDPKMDAGMIGNQVNRKVLNFEQAIKDGTIKIKDLTSPELIGIMDTCFCCLITWLEGHSLAQTVFTCLYIHNPDFIEDPAMKAFALGILKICDIAREKVNKAAVFEEEDFQSMTYGFKMANSVTDLRVTGMLKDVEDDMQRRVKSTRSRQGEERDPEVELEHQQCLAVFSRVKFTRVLLTVLIAFTKKETSAVAEAQKLMTQAADLLSAIHNSLHHGMQAQNDTTKGDHPIMMGFEPLVNQRLLPPTFPRYAKIIKREEMVNYFSKLIDRIRTVCEVVNLSNLHCILDFFCEFSEQSPCVLSRSLLQTTFLVDNKKVFGTHLMQDMVKDALRSFVSPPVLSPKCCLYNNHQAKDYIDSFVTHCVRPFCSLIQIHGHNRARQRDKLGHILEEFATLQDEAEKVDAALHSMLLKQEPQRQHLACLGTWVLYHNLRIMIQYLLSGFELELYSMHEYYYIYWYLSEFLYAWLMSTLSRADSSQMAEERIMEEQQKGRSSKKTKKKKKVRPLSREITMSQAYQNMCAGMYKTMIAFDMDGKVRKPKFELDSEQVRYEHRFAPFNSVITPPPVHYLQFKEMSDLNKYSPPPQSSDLYMAASKHYQQAKMILENIPNPDNEVNRILKVAKPNIVVMKLLAGGHKKESKVPPEFDFSPHKYFPVVKLV from the exons ATGTCTGCCATTGAAATGATGGATCCCAAGATGGATGCTGGTATGATTGGAAACCAAGTTAACAGAAAGGTTCTTAACTTTGAGCAAGCTATTAAG gaTGGCACCATTAAAATAAAGGATCTCACTTCACCTGAGCTGATAGGAATAATGGACAcgtgtttttgttgtttg ATAACATGGTTAGAAGGACATTCCTTGGCACAGACAGTATTCACTTGCCTTTATATTCATAACCCAGACTTCATTGAAGATCCTGCTATGAAGGCTTTTGCTCTTGGAATCCTAAAAATCTGTGATATTGCCAGAGAAAAGGTTAACAAAGCAGCTGTTTTTGAGGAG GAAGATTTTCAGTCAATGACTTATGGATTTAAAATGGCCAACAGTGTGACAGATCTTAGAGTTACAG gtatGCTGAAAGATGTAGAAGATGACATGCAAAGACGAGTGAAg AGCACCCGAAGTCGACAAGGAGAAGAGAGAGATCCAGAAGTTGAACTTGAA CATCAACAATGTTTAGCTGTCTTCAGCAGAGTCAAGTTTACCCGCGTCTTACTCACTGTCCTGATAGCTTTTACGAAAAAAGAG aCGAGTGCAGTTGCAGAAGCTCAGAAACTAATGACTCAGGCAGCTGACTTGCTCTCTGCCATACACAATTCACTGCATCATGGTATGCAGGCACAGAATGATACCACTAAAGGAG ATCATCCTATCATGATGGGGTTTGAGCCACTTGTTAATCAGAGATTGCTGCCACCAACTTTCCCTCGATATGCAAAAATTATTAAAAGGGAAGAAATGGTCAATTATTTTTCCAAACTCATAGACCGAATAAGAACTGTATGTGAAGTAGTCAACTTAAGTAACTTGCACTGTATACTG GACTTTTTCTGTGAGTTTAGTGAGCAATCACCATGTGTTCTTTCAAGATCCCTGTTACAG ACAACCTTCCTAGTAGATAACAAGAAGGTGTTTGGCACTCATCTCATGCAAGACATGGTAAAAGATGCCTTAAGATCTTTCGTCAGTCCTCCAGTACTTTCTCCAAA GTGTTGTCTTTATAATAACCACCAGGCAAAAGACTATATTGATTCCTTTGTCACACATTGTGTTCGG CCATTCTGTAGTCTGATTCAAATCCATGGACACAACAGAGCTCGTCAGAGAGATAAACTAGGTCACATCCTTGAGGAATTTGCCACACTACAAGATGAG gCAGAGAAAGTAGATGCAGCGCTTCATAGCATGTTACTGAAGCAGGAACCACAAAGGCAACATCTGGCTTGCTTGGGCACCTGGGTCCTATACCACAACCTTCGTATTATGATACAGTATCTTCTCAGTGGCTTTGAGTTAGAACTTTACAGTATGCATGAATATTACTACATCTATTG GTACCTCTCCGAGTTCCTCTATGCCTGGCTGATGTCAACGCTGAGCCGCGCCGACAGCTCTCAGATGGCAGAGGAGAGGATAATGGAGGAACAACAGAAAGGCCGCAGTagtaagaaaacaaagaaaaagaagaaag TTCGCCCTCTCAGCAGAGAGATCACCATGAGTCAAGCATACCAAAATATGTGCGCTGGAATGTACAAG aCAATGATCGCCTTTGACATGGATGGCAAAGTAAGAAAACCTAAGTTTGAACTGGATAGTGAGCAAGTTCGATATGAGCACAGATTTGCTCCATTCAACAGTGTTATAACACCACCTCCAGTGCACTACTTGCAATTTAAA GAGATGTCTGATTTAAATAAGTATAGCCCACCTCCTCAGTCATCAGATCTCTACATGGCAGCTAGCAAGCACTACCAGCAAGCTAAAATGATTCTTGAGAATATTCCGAATCCAGACAATGAG GTCAATCGAATTCTAAAAGTTGCAAAACCCAATATTGTGGTCATgaagctgctggcaggaggcCACAAGAAAGAATCTAAG GTTCCTCCAGAATTTGACTTCTCTCCTCACAAATACTTCCCAGTTGTGAAGCTTGTTTGA